TGAACCCGCCCCACCCCGCCCACCTGCTCCTCCCCATCCTAGCTTCCCAGCTCCCCATCCACCCAGGCCAAGCCAGAACACCAGGCACCCTTCTGgatccttccttttccttcaagCCCACCCCCAAGCCAGACTCCGGCCCTGCCTTCTGAAGGGCTGTGGGAATTGCCCCTCCTTGCCGCCCTCATGACTACCTTTCcctccacctcaccccaccctgcAATGGTGCCCAGCCTCCTTCTTAGGCTCTGGCCTGCAGGCCTCCCCGCTGACCCACACTCCCTGCGGACACCAGAATGATCTTCCTAAAGCCCCCTGCCCTGGGGACACCTGGTGGAGGCTCCCACTGACTCCAGGGAGACTTCTCATCCCTGCCCTCCTCTCCTTGGTGCCCAGCACCCCCTCCACCTCCTTCCTTGTGACCCCAAGTTTCTATTGCTCCCAAGCTGTTCCCTGTACTGTCTGtccctgtgcccagcccaggtTGTGTGGGTGGTCAGGAGTAGGGATGATTCATTGAGgcaaacaggaaaaaagaaaggaagagggaggaagaggagaaagaagaagaggaggaagggggaagggaggaaggaggagggaggaagggggagggaagaagggggagggagagagggggaagggggagggagaaagggggaaggggaggagggaggaagggaggagggagaaagaaaaggaggagggaggaggggggaagagaggagggaggaaggaggaagagaggaagagaggaagggaggaagggaggagggagggaggaagaagaggaagggaggaagaaggaagggggaagggaggagggaagaaagaaggagggaggaagggggaagggggagggaagaacggggaagggaggagggaagaaggggggagggaagaaggggggagggaggaaggggggagggaggaagggggaaggcaggagggaagaaagaaggagggaggaagggggaagggctACCTCATGTTAGGTGCCCTGGGTGCCCCGGTGTGTGGCTTCAGAGGATTGTGGCTAAAGCCCTCCTAGTGTGCTCATCTGCCCAGGGACACCTCCCCCAGGCTGTGAGCTCCATCCGGACAGGGATGACATGCTTCTCTCATCTTTTCCTTCCCATGGGGTGCAGCACAGGCCTGGCACAGAGCCAGGGCTGAGCAACAGTGGAACAAGGACCTGACATGGTAGTTGAGTGGTCCAGGCCAGTGTGGGCCTCTTCCCAGGGAGGACAGcacccactgcactgtgggatgGGGCTTCTGGGCTGGCTGACAGCCTTGCCTCTTCCTGCAATCTTGGGGCACACTGAGGACTCCCAGGTTGGGGGGCATGCCCCTGCCCGCCCTCCCCACTGTACCTTCTGGAGAAAGTTGTAGAGTCTGGCCCGGAGGATGTAGACATCGGCGTTGGTGGTGTCCTGCTTCAGCTCGTTGGTGATGAGCGTGAGGCAGGCCTGATGCTGCTTGAGGGCCAGGAGACAGGCCATGCTGAGGGCAGAGGGCACAGAGTGCTCGTTTCCCGGGTGGGGCGGCAGGAAGTGGGTGCTGGGAGAAGGGGCTGGCAGGGGCACTCACCATCGGTAACGGAAGCATGGTTTCTCAGGCTGGAGCTCAGCAGCATGTGAGAAGACATTCAGGGCATCCAGGAAGGCACACTGCTCAAAAAGGCATTGTCCCTGGGGACACAGGGGACAGTCAATTCTGCTTGCCACCCCAGCCCAGCTGCACCCCCCAGTTGGCAGCAGaaagccctgaggcaggagggagagatACAAAGACAAGGACAGAGCCTTTTAGATCTGGCAGAGACTTGAAGAggcagagacacagacagagatggagagagatacAGATCTGGGGAAAGACAGCAAGAGACAGTAAGAGATGCACGCTTGGCAAGAGACAGGAATACAGAGATTcaggaacaaagagaaaatgcagaaaactCAGATAGCTGAGCCAgacatggttgctcacacctgttatcccattccagcactttgggaggcccaggcaggtggatcacttgaggccaggagtttgaggccagcctggccaacatggtgaaacgccgtctctactaaaaatacaaaaatcagctaggtgcgttagtgcatgcctgtaatcccagctactcaggaggctgaggcacgagaatcgcttggacccgggaggcagaggttacagtgagccgagatcgtgccacagccctccagcccgggtgacagagtgagactccatctcaaaaacaaaacaaaacactcagaTGGCAGAAGAGACCAGCAGAACTAACACAAACAGGCTGTAGCCTGGACCTGGGCCCTGGGTGCTGAGCCCCGTGCTAAGAACTTGAACTTGTTTTCTCACTGGCACTAGCATGCTTCTCTTATGGAtaaaggaactgaggctcagagaggtgaagtgacttgcacAAGGGTACACAGGAAGTGGCAGTGCAGGACATGGGCCCCCAACAGACAGATTCACACATGGTCTGAGGGCcccaaatgtttctttttaagaacagaatttttttttttttttttttgagacagcatcttgttctgtcacccaggctggagtacagtggcacgatcttggctcactgcaacctctgctttctggtttcaagaggttctcctgccttagcctcccaagtagctgggattacaggcgcgtgccaccatgcctagctagtttttgtatttttagtagagatgaggtttcaccatgttggccaggctggtctcaaactcctgacgtcatgatccgcccaactcggcctcccaaagtgctgggattacaggcgtgagccaccgtgcccggccaagaactgaatattttttgacataaagaaaagacatcaagcccaggcgcagtagctcacacctgtaatcccagcactttgggaggccgaggcgggaggatcacttgaggtcaggagttggagaccggcctggccaacatggcaaaaacccatctctattaaaagtacaaaaattagccaggcatgttgatgcacatctgtaatcctagctactcgggaggctgaggcacaagaatcatttgaacccgggaggtggaggttgtgagctgagattgcgccattgcgctccagcctcggtgacagagcaagactccatctcagaaaaaaaaaaagacatcagggttatcaaaatggaaaaaagcaaCACTTCGTTGGTGTTTTATAGTTTaatattgtttttcctttgaaatacaCTTGGGGGTCACTGTGACCTTTTTAGTGCTTAGAGCCTCTGGACTCTAGATCTGTGGCGTTCTGTCCAAGACAATAGCCACTAGCTTTGTGTGGCTAtacacatttaaattaattaaaataaaaataagaggccgggcgcagtggctcacatctgtaatcctagcacgttgggaggccgaggtgggtggattgcctgagcccaggagttcaagaccagcctgggcaacaaagtaaaaccctgtctctactaaaatacaaaaaattagccaggcgtggtggcgtgtgcctgtagtcccagctactcaggaggctgaggcaggagaattgcttgaatccgagagacagaggttgcagtgagccgagatcgtgccactgcactgcagcctgggtgacagagcaagactgtctcaaaaataataataataataaaataaaaataagatataaaattcAGTTCTTTAGTCACACTTgccacatttcaagggctcaacagttccacgtggctggtgGCTAGCATATTGGACACTGTCATTATGGCAGAAAGCCCAAATGGACAATGCTGCCAAACTTGACTCAACCCTGGCAGTAAACCAGCCTTGGAGGTGAGAGGGGCAGCGGGGCGGACCCAGACACAGGGACAAGGAGGAATCTAAGGAGACAGAGCTGGGCCCAGGAGCCAGGAGAGCCCCCGAGAAGTGTGAGGTGGGTGCCCTGCATGGGCCCGGGAGGCCCCAGGCACCTGTAGGTAGAGCACAAAGGTGAGGCGCTCCAGGTGCTTGCAGTTGTCCTGCTGTAATGAGTAGGCCCTTCGCAGGTTCTGGGCGGCCGAGGAGAAGTCACAGAGCTGGAGGTAGGCCTCAGCCCGTAAGGCGTAGAAGTCCACCTGAGGGTGAGGGGACCCAGGCTGCTGGATCCTCCCCACCATCTGCCCCTGGAGGGTAGGGGAAAGTCTCCACCCCCCTGAGAGTTGACATCCAATTCCCATCAGGGACTTGGTGGCCCTGAGAGGAGGGATCTGGCAGGTGcgacagggagggaggaagcatgTTCCAGCAACTGCCTGTGCCCACCCAGGTCTGCCTCTCACCAGCTGTGGGTCCAGGTGGAGTGCGCGGGAGAAGAGCAGCACAGCTGTCTCCCAGTCTGCCTGCTCCAAGCACTGctggcctctggagtagctgtggGGAAAGTGGGGACAGGCAGAGGGGTGGCCCTGACTGTGGACCAGCCCAGGGCatagggctggggtgggggttgtGGGAAGCAAGGGAGCTGGGTGGAGAGGCAGGAGGAGTAGACAGAAGCCCAGGGAGGGCAGGCTGGTGTTCCTGGAGTCCAGCCAGGCCATCAGCCTCGTTCCCACTGAGGTGGAAGAGCCCCATTAGACAGTTGAGTTCACTGAGGCCTGAAGAGAGTAAGTGGCTCAAAGCTGCACAGCATGTGAATGGCTGTGTCGGGCAGGAACCTGGGACCCCAAAGCAAGGTAGTCACTCACTATTCCCTGACTTTGAGGGGCACTGTTAACCCTGTGACCTTTGGTTTTACATCACAGATGCTTTGGAACACCTGGCTGGTCCCAAAGATGTGCTGCAGGATCCCTTTGGGGACTGGAATCACCCATGGCTTTGGGATGTCCTGTGAGGGGCCCTGGTCAACCTTCAGGGCATCCTAGAACCGAAGGACAGCAAGCTGGAGCAGGCCCCCGAGACGACCCCCACCCACTGACACACTCCCCAGCATtctgcagggagggaggagaggcggAAATGAGGCCTGGAAGGAGGCACTCCCACTCGGGGTTCCGGTGGCGCTCCCAGCCCCATTCCCCTTAGGGTCGCTCCAACCTGTCCCTCTGCAGTCctgcccttctccctctcctgtgGTCAAGGTCAGGGATCAGGGTCCTCATGCTTACAACACCGTCTGTTCTCCCCCAGGGCCTTCCCAGCTCCCACTTCCGGCTACTGACACCCCAAGCTTTGATGTCTCCAGCTCAGGCCTGGTCCCAAGTCTCAGGCCTTGGGGGTCCTACAGTCCCTTGGGTAACCTTCAGGACCCTCACTCCAGCAGGCCACACTGAGCACCTCACCTGACTTCTGCCCCAGGTTCTCCCATTTTGGTGAGGTCACCTTCCCCACCAGCTACCCAAGCCAGAGACCTCTGTCCAAGCAGCCGCCGAGCCTTACAAGGATCTTTCACATGCCTGGTTCTTGGCATGGCGGCCAGGGCCTTCCCTGAGTCGGACTGCTGCCCCTGCCTCTCCCGGCCCTCACCCTTTCCTGCGAACCCAGCCTCGGTCTCTCTGCCTGGCCCTCTGCCTTTGCGTTAGTCTTCTCCCAAGCCCGCACCTCGTCCGAATCTGTCATGAGGCCCCTTCCAGGAGGACCCCGAGGCCTCTGCCAACTACCTCGCGGCCCTGGCCCTGACGTTGCTAGGCACCATCACCAGGACGCCCACAGGCCCCACCCCTCTGGCCACGCCCCCGGGAACCAAGCATTTTGAGCCGGAGGGAGGTAGAAAACTTTTATTAGCTGGAGAGGTTGAGGCCTACAGCGGGGAAAGGACTTGCCAGATTTTCGCCGCAAGTCAGGGCCATAGCAGGGAGCATAACAAGGCCTCCCAACCGAAGGTCAAGCAAGAGCTCCGAGCGTCCCACACAAGTCCCGAAGGGACACTGTGACGCCGCGCTACTGAAGGCGCCTGGGTTCCCGGACTCGGCCACCGCCTCGCCGCTTCCGCCCCTCAGAAGCATGGCGGCCACGTAGCCCGGCCCGGATTGGACGTTGGCGGTGGACGCCAAACAGTTGGCAACACGATTGGCTGCTGCGGGGTGATGACGTCAGGGGGCGGTGTCGGAGTGAATGGGGGCAGCATGAGGCCGGGCGGCTTTTTGGGCGCCGGACAGCGGCTGAGTAGAGCCATGAGCCGATGTGTTTTGGAGCCTCGGCCCCCGGGGAAGCGGTGGATGGTGAGTGGCGTGGGGCGGCGACGTAGGGGCTCCCGGTCCCTAGCTTCAGTTCGGCCATTATGTCCCGGGAGCCGAGTGCCCCCAAATTGCTGCTCTGTTTTCTTAACTGGTGAGTTCAGTGCTCGACGGGCTCCAAACTTCTTGAAGCTCCGTTCCTGCACTAGGGCGCCCTGCCTGCCCAGCCTTCTGGAGTTCTCAGGGGTCGGGTTTCTGGGCCCCTTCTTCGCGCCCCTTCCCCACTGCAGCGTTGCTCTGCGTTTCCGCTCCTCTGCGTTGGGGCCCACGGGACGCTGTGAGATCGGGGGTGGCGAGAGTtgttgggcctcagtttccctggtGCCGCCCGCAGGTGGCTGGCCTGGGGAATCCCGGACTGCCCGGCACGCGACACAGCGTGGGCATGGCGGTGCTGGGGCAGCTGGCGCGGCGGCTGGGTGTGGCGGAGAGTTGGACGCGCGACCGGCACTGTGCCGCCGACCTCGCCCTGGCCCCGCTGGGGGATGCCCAACTGGTCCTGCTCCGGCCACGGCGGCTTATGAACGCCAACGGGCGCAGCGTGGCCCGGGCTGGTGAGTTGAGAGCGCCAGGGGTGGGCGGGCGGGccgagggggtgggggtgggggcgcagGGGCCAGAGGGGGGGACTGGTTGTGACAGATCCGCGGGTTCACCTCCAAGTACCTGTTGAGCTCCAGTTGCTGCATGGCTTTGGGTACTTCGgcgggcctcagtttctttatatgtGAAGTGGGATTAGTTGTGGTCCCTCATCATGGGAGTCGGGACAGTGCCTCTCTGGGCAGATGGGCAGTAACCAGGGCTGCGGTTTCCCTGTGCTAAGCGGAGCTGTTTGGGCTGACTGCCGAGGAAGTCTACCTGGTGCATGATGAGCTGGACAAGCCCCTGGGGAGACTGGCTCTGAAGCTGGGGGGCAGTGCCAGGTGAGGTCCTGAGATGGTCAGGGTTGGGATAGGGCTTCAGGCCTCCCAGTTGGGGTGGAGTAGGGCTGCTGACCCAGTCTCCACAGGAAATGGGCTGCTCTGACCCAGCCGGGGCAGGGAGGGGTGGAAGGACACTGCCCCAGGGAGGCACTAACTGCCCCTCCCATATCCCTTGAAGGGGCCACAATGGAGTCCGTTCCTGCATTAGCTGCCTCAACTCCAATGTGAGTCTACTCTTTTGTTGTGCAACTGGGTCGGGTGGGCCAGGGGTCCCCCAGCACCTCGCCAAAGCTTCCTGGGCCTCTCTGGCTCTCCCACAGGCAATGCCAAGGCTGCGGGTTGGTATCGGGCGCCCGGCGCACCCTGAGGCGGTTCAGGCCCATGTGCTGGGCTGCTTCTCCCCTGCTGAGCAGGAGCTGCTGCCTCTGTTGCTGGATCGAGCCACCGACCTGATCTTGGACCACATCCGTGAGCGAAGCCAGGGGCCCTCACTGGGGCCGTGACACTAGTGGCCATGGCTGCCTGCCTGACTGTAGTGCCCACCAACCCAGCCACTGCCACAGAGCTGCCACGCCAGCCTTGGtatctactttttatacaaatcTCCTCTAGACTGTTCCAGGCTGCCTGCGGATTAAAGTGGGGGTGACTGTGACTGGACCAGTCCATTTCTGGAGTAggttcttctctctgtgtcctacTTGGGACGTAGGGGAACTTCAGGAAGACTAAACTTTTCAAGCCTTTTTAGAGAACCAGGGGCACGCATCTGTAAGATTAAAGATGCTGGcttggaggccgggtgcagtggctaacgcctataatcccagcactttgggaggccgaggctgggggattgcttgacgtcaggagttcgagaccagcctggccaacatggtgaaaccctgtctctactaaaaatacaaaaagtagctgggcatggtggtgcatgcctgtaatccctgctacttgggagactgaggcaggagaatcacttgaacctgggaggcggaggttgctgtgagctgagattgtggcactgcactccagtctgggtgacagagtgagactctgtctcaaaaaaaaaaaaaaaaaaaaaagaaagatgctgGCTTGGAAGCTGAGGCCTCTTCAGGGGGATCCCACTCTTTCCCTGCTGGTGGGGGAGGGAAGAACAGGGTCCAGCCAACCCCCCTCCCAGGGCATGTGTGGGTATGCTTTGGCCCACTGAGGCTTGGCCACTCCTTTCttcagcccattttacagatgggaaggcTCAGAGAGATCTGGTTACatccccagggccacacagctgtGGCCTGGCAGCACCTCAGTTTGTACCCAGGACTAGCTGCCACCTTGCTTTCCCTGGGGCCCCTGGCACCCTCacctcagggctgctgtgtgcCCGGAAGGTCCCCACACGGGTGATATATGACAGCAGCCTGAGGTCCTGGGGGTTGGGTGGGATGTGGACCTGGCGAGGTACCAGGCCTAGATCCCCCGGCTGGTAGGGGGTGATGTCAGAGAGCTGCGGCAGCAGAGACCCAGTCCTGGGCAGCTGGATGCCGGGCCGGCTGTGGGGAGGGGGCCGAGGGTCACAGAGCCTTCGGCGAGCCAGGTTTCTGGCCCAGGGTGAGCCGAGCACTGTCCCCATGGCTGAATGCCTTTGCCCTGCTCTCTGTGGCTGCCTCTGAGGCCACACAGGGCCACTTGCTCACCTCTCCTTGGGTGGGCCATGGGACTGTGACTCccggtggggacacacagccttCTGAGGTCTCGTGGCCACAGTGGAGCCGAGCATGACCAGCAGTTGCTGCAGCATCTCCTTGTGCCATGGCTGGAACGTCACGTCAAAGTCGCTGTCCTCTTCATCGCGGTGCATCTGTTGGTGAGGGTGGGGTGGCAGCAGGCCCACAGTGGCCCCAGTACCCACCCTCCTCCAGGAAATTCCAACCTCAGTGCCCATTTCCACGAAGTTTTCCCTGTCTGTGGTGGGATACCCATTCTTCAGTCGGGAAGACTGAGGCCCAAGACCTTTCAGAGCCTCAGAGAAGGAATCCAGCTCCTTTAAGACCTTGGAGGGATCTTTGAAGGCCAGAATCAGTGAAGGACAGACTTTCCAGGAGTCTCTCAGGGAAAAGAGGGGCCTCTGATCCTGAGGCAGCCCCTTCTCTGCAAGCAGCTTCCATCTTGGGCTCACTCCCCATCCCCTTgcgccctccctctctcccttctgctCACCTGCAGAATATTCTGTAGGAAGGAGGTGGCCTGGACCAGAGCCGCCTCCAGGCTGGCCCGAACCTTCTGCTCATTAGCCAGTTCCTGCTGTAGCCGCTGCAAATCCACCTGCTGCTGCTCCAGCTGCAGGCTCAGCTGGTCTCTCTGGCTCCTGGACCCCAACTGGGATGAGTCAacagccttcccccttccccaggaCTGGGGCCACCTGGGGCCAGGGGCCCTGCCATTTCTCTCCAAGCCCACAGGGGCCCCCATCCTGCCCCAAGCCTCAGCCTGTCTGGCAGGCTTCTCTAGAGAGGGGAAGTCACTGGCCTGGGTCGTGGGATCGGAAAGAGCTGGGCCAGAGTTTGGCCCCAGCCTGCACCCGCCGCCCGCCCCTCCGTGGGCCATACGCACTTCAGTGCCTGGTTGTCCACCTGCAGCTGCAGGGATCTCTGCTCCAACTGGCTCAGCAGGAGGTGCAGCTCCTCGGCCTCCTTGGtgtcctgctgctgctcctggcaCTTCTTAGTCAGCATGAGGATGATCTGCGGGTGCGGACAGGTGGCCATGCCCTCAGCCTGCCCTGTCCCCCAGCTGCAGACACAGCCAGGCCTCCCGTGTTCCCCTATGCAGAGCGGCCAGTGAGCTCTCCAGGGCTGGACTCTGCTTCCATAAGTTATGGGGGCTTTAAGTAAATACAATCCGGAGCTAGGCCCAGCACCCTGCAGCCCCCACAGGAGGCCCAGTCCTCTCtctgctgcctccctccctcctgactTGACTGCCCCTGACTCTACCCCTGCAGGGCCCCCAGGGCGGCCTCCTGCCTTGCATGCCAAATGCCCTGTGCTGAGGCCTGCAGGCACACCTTCTGGTGGCCTCTTTTGTGCCTGGCCATGACCTTCTGGGTGTTCTCCAGCAGCTCCAGCTGTTTGCACAGATTGTTCTGTCTTCCCTTGAGCTGCTCATTCTCCTGCAGCAGCTTCATGCCTTGCTGGGAGACCCTGGCCATCTGCAGGGTAATGCCGTTGTTCTCTTTGATGGCCCGCTTGGTTGTCTCCCACATCCGGTTCGTGGTCACCTTGTGGAACTCATTGGCCACGAGGTTCACGCGCTGGATGATCTCTTTCCTCAGTCTGGCCAGAAaggtgggaggggaaggggtcAGACAGAGCGGGCACAAGCCCTGGGCACACCCCTTTGTGAGGTTCCCAGAGCACCTAGGGCTGTTAAACACCAGCATGCTCTCTCCCTGGGAGGGTTGGGGCTATGGGTGGGAGGCTTTCCCTGTAGATCCTCTGGACCTTTGTAATTGGTACCATTTCAATGTACTCTTACCTGTTAAGTAACATGATTTAATCCCAATAAGTGGCAAAAGGAAGCCCTGGGAGTCTCCAATGCCAGCGTGAGAACTGCAGCTGAGAGCTTATTCCTTTTCTCCCACCCCTCCATAATCACCAGCTGGGATTCCAAGGAGTAGCAGGTTGTCGGGGCGGCGGTCAGTTTCCCCATCTAACCCCCCAGTTAGAAGCTGAGGCCTGAAGACTAGGATGTTCGTAgccccagggatgaagcctccAAAGGCCCCAAAGGGTGCCCTGCTTGCCCACCTGTCCTTGTCCAGCACCGACTTCTTCTCCAGGTTGTATGCATAGTCCCTGAACTCATTCTCCTGCTTCCGCACCTGCTCCTCCAGCAATGTGAACTTGTCCGTGACCTCCTCTTTCTGCAGCCGGAACTCCTCCAGGGCTGCCAGCTTCCCCCCTGGCCGCCACAGTGCACAAGGCCCAATGATGGGCTGCCTCAGAGGACAGGGCCTGGCGAGGACCTTAAAGATGCCCCTTAGGTCCCTGTCCCTTCCTGTGCGCCCTGTGCGGTCTCAGTAGGGCAGGTCTACCATCCCCCACCTACCCTGCCTGGCCCTGTCACCTTTACTGCCTTCATCTGGGttgccctccctccacccctccatgAATCTTATGAAGTTTTGTTCAGGttccacctcctccaagaagccttccttGATACTCTCATGAAAGCGACAGTGATGACAacaactgttttttttgtttgtttttttttgagacagggtcttgctctgtcactcaggctggagtgcagtggcacagtcacagctcactacagtctcaacctcccagcctcccaggctcaagagatcctcccacctcagcttcccaagtagctgggactacattatgtgcaccaccacacctggctaatttttgtatttttttggtagagatggagtgtcactatgttgcctaggcttgtctcaagctcctgggctcaagcaatcctcccgccttggcctcctaaagcacagggtttacaggcatgggccaccacgcccagccagcagcTGGACTGTATATATTATCTGGGCTAGGTTCTAATGCCATCTGACATTTGAGCCTCACAACCCTTGCCAACTGGGGGACCTTGGTCACGACACTTCATCTTTTGAGGTGCTTCCTTGTCTACAAACTGGTTGGGGGATGTTTCCAGCTTCGTAGGATTGCTGGGACAATTAAGGAAGACAGTGTGTGCCAAGCAGCATGTGGCTATTATCCCTGTTTCCCAGGTGAGAAACAGGGTCAGTGATAGAGCTGGGATGTGTGCCTGCAGGCTAACCAGCCAGTCCCCTCCTCACCAAGGATGACGTTCTCCGTGGTGAGCTGGTCCTTGGTCTCCTGGAACTCGTGGCGCACCTGGGCCAGCTGCGCCTCGAAGGCATCCTTCTCCATCTCTTTGGCTAGCTGCAAGTTCTGGAGCTGCTCGTTGAGGTCTGTGATCTCATCCACCTGCTGGTTGAGCGTGCGCTTGAGGAAGGCCACAATCTCCTTCTTGTTATTGGCCAGCTGCTCAAACTCCTGGCGGAACAGCTTCTCCTGCACAGCCAGCTCATCCCACTTCCGCTGGtacctggggcaggggcagagcCGTGGTCCAGGGGTCAGGCTGGGCAAGCCAGGCCTCTGGTGCAGCTGGGCCCACTCTCCTGGACTCCCTGTCCCGTAAAGGGGCATTTGAGATTCCTTGTGA
This portion of the Pan troglodytes isolate AG18354 chromosome 11, NHGRI_mPanTro3-v2.0_pri, whole genome shotgun sequence genome encodes:
- the CFAP157 gene encoding cilia- and flagella-associated protein 157 isoform X2, whose translation is MALISTWEKEGCPQKPKKLPWEPGILPAMAWDSWAWGLTDAICLGVGPGTGTQQEEGRVPLSPASLPRPVAMYGTSFLSNHLASSWGLEPWLPSAMAPKKSVSKAGKELEVKKKGGKKEPVVAVEPPLAKEMKEFYHIQIRDLEDRLARYQRKWDELAVQEKLFRQEFEQLANNKKEIVAFLKRTLNQQVDEITDLNEQLQNLQLAKEMEKDAFEAQLAQVRHEFQETKDQLTTENVILGGKLAALEEFRLQKEEVTDKFTLLEEQVRKQENEFRDYAYNLEKKSVLDKDRLRKEIIQRVNLVANEFHKVTTNRMWETTKRAIKENNGITLQMARVSQQGMKLLQENEQLKGRQNNLCKQLELLENTQKVMARHKRGHQKIILMLTKKCQEQQQDTKEAEELHLLLSQLEQRSLQLQVDNQALKSQRDQLSLQLEQQQVDLQRLQQELANEQKVRASLEAALVQATSFLQNILQMHRDEEDSDFDVTFQPWHKEMLQQLLVMLGSTVATRPQKAVCPHRESQSHGPPKESRPGIQLPRTGSLLPQLSDITPYQPGDLGLVPRQVHIPPNPQDLRLLSYITRVGTFRAHSSPEMRAPGSLKRLEKFSLPEVPLRPK
- the CFAP157 gene encoding cilia- and flagella-associated protein 157 isoform X3 — protein: MALISTWEKEGCPQKPKKLPWEPGILPAMAWDSWAWGLTDAICLGVGPGTGTQQEEGRVPLSPASLPRPVAMYGTSFLSNHLASSWGLEPWLPSAMAPKKSVSKAGKELEVKKKGGKKEPVVAVEPPLAKEMKEFYHIQIRDLEDRLARYQRKWDELAVQEKLFRQEFEQLANNKKEIVAFLKRTLNQQVDEITDLNEQLQNLQLAKEMEKDAFEAQLAQVRHEFQETKDQLTTENVILGGKLAALEEFRLQKEEVTDKFTLLEEQVRKQENEFRDYAYNLEKKSVLDKDRLRKEIIQRVNLVANEFHKVTTNRMWETTKRAIKENNGITLQMARVSQQGMKLLQENEQLKGRQNNLCKQLELLENTQKVMARHKRGHQKIILMLTKKCQEQQQDTKEAEELHLLLSQLEQRSLQLQVDNQALKSQRDQLSLQLEQQQVDLQRLQQELANEQKVRASLEAALVQATSFLQNILQMHRDEEDSDFDVTFQPWHKEMLQQLLVMLGSTVATRPQKAVCPHRESQSHGPPKERCVPLVL
- the CFAP157 gene encoding cilia- and flagella-associated protein 157 isoform X1, with translation MALISTWEKEGCPQKPKKLPWEPGILPAMAWDSWAWGLTDAICLGVGPGTGTQQEEGRVPLSPASLPRPVAMYGTSFLSNHLASSWGLEPWLPSAMAPKKSVSKAGKELEVKKKGGKKEPVVAVEPPLAKEMKEFYHIQIRDLEDRLARYQRKWDELAVQEKLFRQEFEQLANNKKEIVAFLKRTLNQQVDEITDLNEQLQNLQLAKEMEKDAFEAQLAQVRHEFQETKDQLTTENVILGGKLAALEEFRLQKEEVTDKFTLLEEQVRKQENEFRDYAYNLEKKSVLDKDRLRKEIIQRVNLVANEFHKVTTNRMWETTKRAIKENNGITLQMARVSQQGMKLLQENEQLKGRQNNLCKQLELLENTQKVMARHKRGHQKIILMLTKKCQEQQQDTKEAEELHLLLSQLEQRSLQLQVDNQALKSQRDQLSLQLEQQQVDLQRLQQELANEQKVRASLEAALVQATSFLQNILQMHRDEEDSDFDVTFQPWHKEMLQQLLVMLGSTVATRPQKAVCPHRESQSHGPPKESRPGIQLPRTGSLLPQLSDITPYQPGDLGLVPRQVHIPPNPQDLRLLSYITRVGTFRAHSSPESLTLSPRLECSATISAHSNLRLPGSSDSPASVSQVAGITGMHHHAQLLFVFLVETGFHHVGQAGLELLTSSNPPASASQSAGIIGVSHCTRPPSQHL